The Penaeus monodon isolate SGIC_2016 chromosome 1, NSTDA_Pmon_1, whole genome shotgun sequence DNA window GAACATCTGACCTGCCTAGCTCTACACTGGGTCATTTATCTCTAACAACCAACTTGTCCCATCTGCCTCAGTCTCCTCCACTGCATAgtcagagaataaaaaggaaaataacaaaatcacaaTATCACAACACAAATTAGAGAAGTAAATTTCCTTTGTCTGGAAAGAGGACAGctcatctaaaatataatatttctcaACTGGTTTCAAAAAGTTAAGAATTTAATCATTACTAATTTTCCAAATTCAAAGGGAGAAAAACCATAtcaatccttttttatatatttgtccactATATAGAATAAATTCaaagcatataaaatataaaggaaaacacaGTTTTTGCAGAGATAGAATAAAGATTTTTTCCTAAATGCGACTAACATTGGGTGtcatatttgtaaaaattataaaatacattaatgataatgctgtAAGGCCAATCTTAGGTTTACTTCAGAATTTGACATAATTACACTTCTAGTTGTAGTAAATGACTTGGAAGCAAAACACAAATGATCTATAAAGAAGAGGatcagtaaaacaataaaattcaaagtttttgtttaccattttctaaattttattaaCCCCACAGGACTCTTGTCACATGCACATAATGAAGACAGAATATGAGTCTAGATAATTTgtttcttctatttatatatcacaaaacCCTTACAGTTTATAAAAGTGGAGTAAGAAATAGAGTTTACATATGCTCAGTATTACACTTATAAAAAGTGAAATTGCCAATCATTCTCCATGTACAAATGTCATCCATATATTCACAAGATTTAGTCATTCATTTGATGAAATATTCCAAATCTCATTGGACAAcactaaaaaaattaatataatgtaatctGTCAGTCCATGCACAGCAATATGTCACCAAGTTACCAACATTTTATTCACAACTGGATAAAAGCACTTCCATGGGATTATTCCTATTGGAAGTAAGTACGTCCATGGCTTCAGCTAGGTGAGTGAGGCGGTGGTTATGAGGCTGTAGGTCATTCATGTTTTCTGACAGTACGCAGGAGCTAGCTTCCAACATCGATGCTAAATTTGCATTGAGATGACTGGAGTTGTTGTCCACTTCTAATGGAGGACGTGGAGGAAGATCCACTTTCAGCACTTCCTGTAaagtatatgattattaataaccCTAATTTTAGACATTACTGGCTCTCCCCTTTTTCCAGagccagatatatatattcacaaggaGTGTTGCTGCTGTACCACAGGTTTCAGGGATTCCTTGCTTGCAGAACAATTTCACACAAATAAAAGGACATAATGATTTGTTACTGAAATTATGACAGTTGATATATGTATGGAAAAATAGGTAGTGAAAATATAACTGAGGCTAATTTATGAAGGAATGATGTGCGAGCAATATTAAAAGTTTGATCACAGCCAAACACAAAAAATCTGAAGCATACAAGTgacatatcaatatcaataaatgTCTACTTACAACTGTATTCTTCTGAAGTCTTGTTGTCTTTCCAAGCAGTGCTGCAATTTTTGCTGTATATTCTTTGCGCTTTTTGGTGACAGCAATAAGGGTGCCTTCATGACGGATCTCGGCTTCTTCCAGATCTGAGAATTGAACATAACACAATAAATAACAGTTTTTGAGCCAATCCTATGCCTGGATCAGTGGGTACATGTTTCATTATGAACAATAGTATATTAAAATGGGTTACAAGTACTTTGGCAAAAGCACACCGATTTTAAACACACATGGGAACAGATTAATGTATCGCACCTTCAGCTGTTTCCTCTGGCCTAGCTTCTTCCTTCTCGTCAGCTGGCTGGGACTGACCAGGCCCATTTCCATTGTTGAATACAGTAACTGCTTCTTTCCATACCTCACCAAAAATCTGGAAATTACCAAAGGATTCATTAAACATAAGAAAATCATTTTTGTGTAGACTTAACACCTTTTCTTCCTACCAAAATACCAGAATGATGGAACAATAATGCAAGTACCAATTACCTgaccaaatataaaatttatccaAATGAAATTGAGTCAAAATGCTGAATTACACTAAACATAACTCATTGGCTGCATAATTTTGAAACTGAAGTTGTACAAAagcattcataaaaataaaatcatataaaaaacaatttcatatgaaaatattattttcattaattaaatatttaaaaaaaaaaaaaaaaaaataatgaaaacttatgAGCATGCACTAGCTATCTGGCACATTTGTAACAAGCAAATTTCATCATGTGGAATACTCATGATTCTAAAAATGTTGGTACTATGAGACTTTTTATTAAGTGTACTGCTCCATTATAGTATTTTTGCTGAGGattaatctttacagtatggatgcacGAAGGaaagggcaaattgaagatgacaTTCTCGTAAATGACAAAAAGTTGCAGTCattggtacaagaaataatctgtagACACAAACAGTAAtgctagaaataaaaaaagatttcagAAAGTGTTGCTCATAGCCTAGGTCCACTCCTTGCTGCCAAGTTCCAAGCTCTATTTTGCTGTGCATATCACCAAATGTCAACCAATGTATGACTTACCATATCAATATGCAATTAATGTATCTTGACATCTGTTGCACTCAGGCAAAGACAAACAAATCTCTATATTTGCTGAGACAACAGTTGAATTGGTTTCATATTTGACACAAATTATCAAGTGGTTAACAAGTTCCAATTTGCTGGAAGATATGAGGTAGAAGTTAGCTGGCCCTTCTCATACTGTCACCATGCACAGGCAATGTGGTAATCACTGGATGTTGTGCAATGCTACAGTGGGtccatttttataaaaagaacaaAGTGGCACCTCACCCTGAATCTTTTATATTCTAATCAGCAGATAGTTaatacttatgtttatatatatgtatagtatttttgaAGTTCATATGCACTACTTTTCACTGCTttacactattttattatttttttctcaaaagaaacTTGATAAACTGGAGTACTTCAAAGTCTAAAGTTagttgaaatattttcttttcttttcagtttctaACTACTGCTAATATTTTAGCTACTGTCGGGTTTACTAACTAAAACtactaataattttcatttatcttcctcATCATTACAAGCAATGGTACGAACTTATCTACTATTCCACCGTAGCTTAATGCGACTCATGCTTATTGATGATATGGGTAACCTTCAAAACTGAATTATCCGACGGCTTTTCAGTGCAGAAACCTCGCGTTTAAAggacatgaatataaataagttACTGTTTTCTTGGGGCCTCTTGCTGAATTCATTATCAGGTGAACTTCAATCAACTTAAATTTCACAAGCATTAgccttataaaatttaataataataataataataataataataataatataaaattttgcaagcTGTACCATTTGAATATTCACATTTCCCTCTTAACTGTCAATTAtccactcccttcttcctttgcCTTCTTGAACTTTTACTTTCACTGAATAAGAGCCCACGAAATGATCCTTAAACCTTTCAAActgcaataaagaaaagaaggaaaaaatgaagataccAAAATTTTTTACTACGAAGGCGACTAATTTCCCCACACATTTCAATCCTTTTTATTGCTCTATTTTACCTTCATATACTCCGAGAGAATTCTGGTCTTGTCTTCCTGCGACCAGTCGTCGTGCTTGCTAATCATCTCCGCGATTTTCCGGGACAATTCATCGGAAATAATGGaagaagtcattttttttttcttcttttctttccgaaGCTGAAAAGAGACGaagactttcttcttcttctttcttcttttatagggttttagactcttgtatagtctatatcccctggatctaGAGACGAAGACGATTTGAAAATTCCTCTTTGTTTACATGTGACGTCACGGGTATGAAACGCAGGCGACGATCGCATCCGAAGTTGGATTGTGATTTTCATACTTTTGTTatggattttgttattatttattatttttgactaaaaaaaataatagtaatgataatggtgatagtgataataatagcattagtagcagtagtagtaaggataactgtagtaacaataataataagaataacaacaacaatgatgataatactgattgtaccaataaagataataatgataattttgatataatagtataatgatataatataaggataataataataattataataataataatgataaataataataataataataatgataataataataatgataataataataataataataatagtaatagtaataataataataatagtaataatagaataataataacaataataatgataataaaaatgataataataacaatgataacgacaacaacaacaacaataataatgataataataataataaataataatagccattatcattatcatcatgatcattattattattataatcatcatcaataatttttattattgaggatatatataggattatatagtttatataggattctatttagtttatataggatttatataggatatatataggattatatagtttaatataggATTCTATTTAGTATACTCctcttattaatgtattttaacGTATTAATGTATTTGCTAACACGCGCTTGATCCTCTGTAATTATCGTTACTATTTGTTTAATGATCGTGGCTGAGGTTCGTGAATTCAGatgaataattttgatattatgaAAGAAATTTACCCAGACACTGGAATTTGGGTCAGAGTCCCggatgtgtgtgcttgtttgtgtgtgtgtgtgcgtgcgtgtgtgtgtgtgtgtgtgtgtgtgtgtgtgtgtgtgtgtgtgtgtgtgtgtgtgtgtgtgtgtgtgtgtgtgtgtgtgtatgcgtgtgtgtgtgtgtatgtgtgtgtgtatatataaagggtaGAAAATccacagtatcaacacggtagtttttggctatttatacatgtatatttacctatttatatacacttacatgtacatatgtatgtatgtatgtatatatagtatagatatatatgtatatatatattttgttccgATCACAATAGGAAAATAGACTTTTTCTGCCGTTTTGCGATGTAAACCACGGCGCAGGATCTCGGGTTTTGCGACAAAAGGTGTGAATAGGAAAACGAAgattatttttcacattttattatttatatttcttgtgATCCATTGAATGCAATGGGAATCGACATCATATACTGGAATAACATGAAGGATATAATAACAGATACATAGAAATATTGACTTATAACAATATTCGGGAATTAATTACGCTGGTAAATTGCTACAAAAGTGTGTCTACGATTGATAAACAGGCTACGTGGGTTACAGTAGAACTAATCATTATATTTAGGGACATGGCTATAGGAATAACAAGGAAATTTACTCGTAGGAAGGTCTGCATCATGGCTAGAAAGACCTCTACaactgtaaaaaaagagagaaaaaagagagagagaaagagagggagagaaaaaaaaaaaaaacgcttcaaAAATAATGAATCAAAAAATCTAGTCTGCCACAAGGCGCTTACATGACATAAGGGATAACAAATTTCCTATAAGCACCATATTATCCCAAAGCATGTTTagcgtttttaaataatttatcataCTTGTACTTTGGTCCCGCTCATGGCAGAGGATACAGTATAACAAAATGTCAACactgaagggggaggggtatatatatatatatatatatatatatatatatatatatatatatatatatatatatatatatatacacatatatatatacgtatgtcttCATTCACAATAGGGAATAACAGTTGTGAGCACAATAGAAACAAGCGCTCTTACAAAAAGGCATATCTTATAAAAAATAGATCTATCTAACAACAATCTGAAACAAAGTATTTAAACTTTCAACcctataaaagaaattatatatatatatatatatatatatatatatatatatatatatatatatatatatatatatatatatatatatatatattcaatccgTCATCCAACACCTAGACTCCTAGACTCGAATCCTGATCCGAAACTCCTCTTACTCGCACCGTCGACCCTTACTACTTTTGTGTCTTTCTTCGCTCCTTCACCACGGAAATCACTTATAAAAAGGGAAGTCAGAATTACAAAGAGTACCAGGCGCGCTTAAATCTACTCTTTCATAGGATCGTCGGCTACAGGGGGAGgtatttctatcccctttttcttgCACATGTCCATGATGAGTTCACCGCAGCGAGGGTACCCGAAGCACCGAGCGTCGTCGAGGGGGGTTCGGTTCCAGCGATCctgagggagatgggaaagatgTCGTtaggttggagagggagagggggagggagagagggagagaggaggagggagagggagagaaagagggggaggaggagggagagggagagagggagggaggaagagagagagagaaacagaaagagagaaggaaaagatgtcATTAggttggagaaggagagagagagagagagagagagagagagagagagagagagagagagagagagagagagagagagagagagagagagagagagagagagagacggggaagaaaagggaacgaaggatggggagggggagggaaagagaaggagagagaaggggaagagaaaggaaagaaaaaagggaaagaagagaaaaggaggaatgagaaagggagagagagggaaggcgagtggaattaaggataaggaaagagggagagaaagggaagggaagcgaaaggtaagaaaggagggctaaggagaaggggagggaaagggagggaaggaagggaaaaagagggaaaggctgagggatggagggatagatagacggatgggGGATAGATTAACCGATTTTACTTATTCGCGAAAGAAAATCACTGAgatcactattactaatattaacatTGGTATTCCTGGCGTTACTATCACAATTACCATTATGTATGAAATGTAAATGTagtaatctatttatttacacattaagATTAGACTGTCATTTCTTGAACAGTAAAATCAAACTCTATctagcctgagagagagagagagagagagagagagagagaagagagagagagagagagagagagagagagagagagagagagagagagagagagaagagagaaagaaagagagagagagaaagaaagagagagagagaaagaaagagagagagaaaagaaagagagagaaagagaaagagagaaatgacaaCAGCTAATGGTCTCTAGGATTTCCATCTTCTCCAAAGCCCCAGAGGACCCAATCCCCATGACCCTGACCTTAGGTAACGGGTTGACCTGACAGTTCTTGAGGAGGTACTCGACGATCTCGATGTGGCCCTCCGACGTAGCTACGTGGAGAGCTGTCCGTCCGTCGTAGTCCTTGGCCTCCATATTCGTGCCCGAGAGCGAGTGTCTGCAGGGGGTATATGAGGATAACTTAGGACGAGGGTATTTATAGGATGGCATGCGCGGCCTGAGACTCTCTCTGCATTGCCCGAAATAAATGCGTTTattaattataaagaataatttCTCTgtggttcgaaaaaaaaaactggtgtttACTAATGGTTCTGTTCGTTTCGACTTTGGTTTGTAATGTAAACATCGATGTTTGTGTTAAGGTATTGTAGTCTCGTGATTGGCGTGCATTAACGTGTATTTGTCGATACACACTGGCGAGAGTTTAATAACGCATTTAATAAACGCATTTTCGGGTAATTGGTCTGAAAACGCCTTTAGACGCGAATGTCCACCAGTAGTCATTTCAAGATAAGCTACCATGACGAATCTATGTGGAAAATTAGTTTTTGCAATCCCGAGCACTGGACACTGAATATAAACCATGATTCCCCATATTCACTGCACACTGATATCAGCAAGAGAgcttctccccccacctcctgagCGCGGACAGGTCGCCAGCAGCAGCGGAGAAGAGGAGATCGAAGAGGATCTGCGCCCGGGACTCCGCCTTGGCCATGCGAGGATCCGTCTTGGTCGTGATGTGGTTGCGGAGGTTGTCGAAGTTGTGGAAGGTGAACCTCGATACGagttcctggtcagggaggtGGGTATCATGAGATATCTCCCATTATCATGTATAATTTTTACGGTCTCTCCTACCAAACGTCCCCCTTATTCATCACAGAGACAATCATCTAGGGACATTTTTTTCTCAGTGTCATTATTCTCAAACTTAGTCATAAAATGAAGTCATATCAAAATCATACAGAATAAAAACGCATCGCAGTCTCGTGCTTTATAACCCAAACACATCGACCAGGATCCTCCGACTTACCATGCAGAACTGAACGCCGCGGCAGGAGTTCCCGTTGGAGTCGAGGGGCGGCGACCAAAGGCAAATGCCCATGGTGTTGGGGACGACCAGGAGCACGCAGCCTGACACGCCGGATTTGGAAGGGAGTCCAACCTGAGCGGCGAAGAGAGTTCGACAGTCTATCAATTGCTAGGTAACAGGAAGCGATCCTTTGGTACCCAGTTGCTTATTATGGAAATCAATTGCTAAGTAATAAGAAACAGTCCTTCTGTACCTAGTTATTATGGACATCAAGTGGCTATATCAACTGCTAGGTAACAGTAAACAGTCCTTTGGTACCCAATTACTTATTATGGAAATCAAGTGGCTATCAATCACTAGGTAACAGGAAACTGCATTGTTCAGTACCCAGTTTATAATGGAGGTTAAGATACTAAACAACCCATTTAAGGAAAACAGTTAGGTACTTAATAACACACTTTATCAAGTACCCAATCCTTTCACTCTACTTCATCATACGcaagacacaaacatacaaaacaacgaGAGAGACGTCACGATATCACCCACTCTTTCGCCCCGACGACTGCCCTAGGGTCTAACCTTGAACGCGAACTGCCCCGAGTAATTGTACATGCCACAGGAGTGCATCAAGGTCAGGGTATTTCTCACGGCTTCCACGGTCAACACAGGGTCTCCGGTCAGTGGGTTGATGCCGCCGTTGGCCAGGGTCGCCGCCATGACCGCTCCTGCCTCCGCCGTGATCTCCAGCGAACACAACTGAAGGAGGGAGGCGGACGGTCAGTACCATGGCTTGTCGAACGTCCGgaatttcttcttattgttattgttcgttattattactattaccatggtTGTCTAACGACCggaattatttacctttttatttcgtcgtcatcattattgttattatcattattttcattcattattatcatattattatcatctgaaACATTACATAAGCGTATAATGAATCCATTatacaccccaccaaaaaaagaaaaagaaaagaagggaacagAACCAACCTAAATAAAGTATCCAAATACcataatccaaaaaataaaagaatcaaaCTGTTATTTCCATCATTACCCTCAAGCCTTAGGACCTGAACAGGACGACACTCCTCACGAACGAACACGAACCTGGAAGTAAAAATCGAGGGTTTCGTGGAGCTTCGTGTTCGGAGGGAAGCACTTGTTCTCCCTCATGAAGTAGGCGAGGGCGAAGTTCCTGTCAGCACACTCCCTCTCGCTCAGGAAGACGCCGTTGTTGAAACCAAGGTACTCTCCCCCGGCCAGGCGCTTGTACATGTGGAAAACCTGGGGAACGGCAAGGGTTAAGGAACGCGTAACGTCTGCGTGGCTGtgtttcttaatttatttatttatgtatctctctatctatttatttatctctctgtttactacgcattttatctatttatttacttatctatctgtctatctatttatctatctatccatctatctatatatatccatccatgtctatctatctatctacttatctatctatctatccatccatttatctacctacctatccatctcctTATTCATTTATACCAAGTCATATTTAGTTACGTtatataatgattacaattaaCATCTGAAATGCACATCTTCGTCTCACACACTGCTAGAGTTCAGAAATCTAACAACACACCGTGGTTTTGTGTTAGATATGATACGTTGAAATAGATATGCGAGGAGGTGGTATGTTAGGACAATAGGCCCATTGTTTGAAGAATGTTTATAGTCATATTTTAGAGTACCGTGCAATGTGTGATGTGTTTGGTTTGTATGTAATGTCACATTCTGATATGTTTGGTTCGTGTTATAAGATATGAAGTCATGTTTGATTCGTATTATGAAATATAACgtgaaaatcataattattacttttaaagttAATACAGTCATTTTACTCAGCAGTCCATCCAGATAGACAGACCTAATTTTGTATCTTCAATGTTGACTAAATCCAAACCTGATGGTATAACGAATCCTTCTACgaggaaaatgacaaaaatgggGGTCATACCTATTTAAAGTGTGAAACGGCAgtgaaattgggaaaaaggtCTCTGATTATCAGGGTGTCTGTATGGTATTCTCGGCTTTAAGAATAACtacaattatgattttttttccaatgaaGAGACTCTTTGCTTTTGTCCAAATTTTGTGTAAACCATTTAATGATTATTTCGCGTATTTTTCCAGTACTTATTGGTATGTTGCAATTGTTCCAATTACTTTATTCGGTGTAATAAGGGACAAAGGCCGTTACGTAATCTTTTTGCGGgtacacaattttattttatgtagtaaTATAGACAAAGAATTAGCGATTcctttgtggtaaaaaaaaaaaaaatcgcgttttTTTTCGATCCAACCCTATCCATTCTAATcacttcatttattaattaatccACCTATTTCTTATACCGAATGCACTTACCTATTcatacaatcatttttttttcattcatacatcTTCGTACGAAAAGCATTACATCGACTCTACTAtgtttaaacaattttaaaagccATTCGACCATCGCTTGTTTCGTCACTACAGGAAAAGTGCCTTGAACCTTGAACACGAACCGTCCTTGAACTTCTGTACTAAATAGGCTGACCTATTTGGTTCGTATCATACGATTATGCCATGCGTTGAGTTTGCGTGATTTTAGGGAAAGCAATTTAGATATTTGTTTAGGAAAAAAGGGCGCGCGTGGTTCGTTTAAGTGTGTCAAGAGTTAGTTTTGCCACAGTTATTTTGCATGTAGAATTCCCTTTCTTCCGGGCACGGCCTTTATGGTGTACTtgtggtatttatatgtatgtttgtttgtatttgtgtgtgtgtgtgtgtgtgtgtgtgtgtgtgtgtgtgtgtgcgcgcgtgcgtgtgcgcgtttgtacgtaagtgtgtgtgtgtgtgtgtgtgtgtgtgtgtgtgtgtgtgtgtgtgtgtgtgtgtgtgtgtgtgtgtgtgtgtgtgtgtgtgtgtgtgtgtgtgtgtgtgtgtgtgtgtgtgtgtgtgtgtgtgtgtgtgtgtgtgtgcgcgcatgcgtgtgcatgcgtgtatatgtgtggatttatgtatgtatccatgtgtacgtgtgcgcgtgtatgtataccCATATAGTACAAATAGACAAATTATCTCATTAATAACACAAATTCAGGCTACTCACATAGTCAAAGCGATCTGCGGCTGACAGTTCAGGctgaagaaagaagtaaaaaaaaaaaaaaaacatgacatttaATAATCGTTCTCAAAGGGGTGACTAAAGAGTTTAATTATATCTACAAAGATTCTATGTATAGGTTTGGCAACTATTCTGAGTTTATGAAGGGAATAtacgaaagaagaagatgaagaagaaaaagaagaagatgaagaaaaagaagaaaatgaagaagaagaaaaagaaaaagaagatgaagaataataataatcatatagatgataataaggacGAAGAcataggaagaagacgaagaaagagaaactaAAGAAGACGATGACACAGAATAAGGAAAAGCAAAGATATACCCAGAATTTCATCCCCATTTTGCAATACAGATAATTGATATTTATCCTTTgacatttctttcccctttttttctctttataagatcaaaaaaactcaaaacgaAAACCGTTGCCTCACCTTCAAGAGCGCGGCTGTCATGATGGCGCCGGCGTTGATCATAGGGTTGTGAGGTTTGTCTGTGGAAGAAAATGGCACGCGGGGTCATTTTCAAGGCGGTTTTGAAGCCCGCGCCAAGATGTTCGTCATGTGttcatttttagcattattcaAAGGTCTTTCGATCGGTTTTGGTTAATGGGATATTTCATGATTTCGGTTTGGAAGTTTTCTGATGGCAGTGATGTTAATATGATGTGTTCTGGGAAAGGAATctggaaaaaaagtgaaggatGGCGAGAAACGAGTGAAGTTCTCGatgcgtattttttcttttctaatcccgttttctgttctcctcccaccccttttaaaaagaaagaaagaaagaaaaaaataaattcacctACGGCCACCTATAACACCTCcctttactgttaaaataattcgAAATCTCACCGTAGATGTGCATAGCCATTGCACATTTCCACAAATTTCGTAATCATGATATtcgtttctcttctattctctataACATTTTGCTGCCGTGACGTGCAtcgtactttttttctctccagccTTTTCAACTATAAGAATGAAAATTGGACCTGAAACATACTTGGTTCCTTGCTCATATAATTTACAATACGATTTGCCGCCAAGAGTTCTGAGaacctcgtttttttctctcttttcgactATTTCGCCATCCACTC harbors:
- the LOC119575256 gene encoding uncharacterized protein LOC119575256, whose product is MTSSIISDELSRKIAEMISKHDDWSQEDKTRILSEYMKIFGEVWKEAVTVFNNGNGPGQSQPADEKEEARPEETAEDLEEAEIRHEGTLIAVTKKRKEYTAKIAALLGKTTRLQKNTVEVLKVDLPPRPPLEVDNNSSHLNANLASMLEASSCVLSENMNDLQPHNHRLTHLAEAMDVLTSNRNNPMEVLLSSCE